The following coding sequences lie in one Vanacampus margaritifer isolate UIUO_Vmar chromosome 16, RoL_Vmar_1.0, whole genome shotgun sequence genomic window:
- the ammecr1 gene encoding nuclear protein AMMECR1 — protein sequence MGRKRCVGADCSKMAAGCCGVKKQKLSGSPGSGGPGGVGAGSGVAGTGHCGSELGIGSSATVAGAPNVSRANGLGGPGGNVSGIGSNSGSGGTSALSTLSPAPAGYTSSGLSPNLSPGPGSGSGGRKMVVSAEMCCFCFDVLYCHLYGYQPPRTPRFTNDPYPLFVTWKIGRDKRLRGCIGTFSAMNLHSGLREYTLTSALKDSRFPPMTRDELPRLFCSVSLLTNFEDVGDYLDWEVGVHGIRIEFFNEKGSKRTATYLPEVAKEQGWDHIQTIDSLLRKGGYKAPITNDFRKTIKLTRYRSEKMTMGYAEYIAHRQHHHYQNGIGHPLPPYNHYS from the exons ATGGGTCGGAAGCGGTGTGTAGGTGCAGATTGTTCCAAGATGGCGGCCGGGTGCTGCGGGGTGAAGAAGCAGAAGCTGTCGGGATCGCCCGGGTCGGGGGGTCCCGGCGGGGTGGGGGCGGGAAGCGGGGTGGCAGGAACCGGACATTGTGGATCGGAGCTGGGGATTGGCTCCTCGGCGACTGTTGCGGGAGCGCCGAACGTGAGCAGGGCGAACGGCCTGGGGGGACCCGGGGGTAACGTTAGCGGCATTGGTAGTAATAGTGGTAGCGGCGGCACAAGCGCTCTGTCGACTCTGTCTCCAGCCCCGGCCGGTTACACTTCATCCGGTCTCAGCCCGAATCTCAGCCCAGGACCTGGATCGGGAAGTGGAGGCAGGAAAATGGTCGTTTCGGCGGAGATGTGCTGCTTCTGCTTTGACGTGCTCTATTGCCATCTGTACGGATACCAACCTCCAAGAACACCCAGGTTTACAAATGATCCATA cCCGCTGTTTGTCACATGGAAAATAGGCAGAGACAAGCGGTTGCGGGGTTGTATAGGTACATTTTCTGCCATGAATCTGCACTCAGGACTCAGGGAGTACACCCTTACTAG TGCCCTTAAAGACAGCCGCTTTCCCCCCATGACAAGGGATGAGCTGCCACGCCTCTTCTGCTCAGTGTCTCTTCTCACCAACTTTGAAGACGTCGGTGATTACCTTGACTGGGAG GTGGGTGTCCACGGTATTAGGATAGAGTTTTTCAATGAGAAAGGATCAAAACGCACCGCCACCTACCTGCCAGAGGTTGCAAAGGAGCAAG GTTGGGACCACATTCAAACCATAGATTCCTTACTACGAAAGGGAGGTTACAAAGCTCCCATCACAAATGATTTCAGGAAGACCATTAAGTTAACCAG GTACCGTAGCGAGAAGATGACAATGGGCTATGCGGAATACATAGCCCACCGCCAACATCATCACTACCAGAATGGCATCGGGCACCCTCTTCCACCCTACAACCATTATTCCTGA